One Primulina tabacum isolate GXHZ01 chromosome 10, ASM2559414v2, whole genome shotgun sequence DNA segment encodes these proteins:
- the LOC142506228 gene encoding transcription initiation factor TFIID subunit 4b-like isoform X2, which translates to MDPNIMKLLEEDEDETMHSGADVEAFTAELNRDIEGNASTSQQNSDTDRGAAALSQGNSHTASQYLQQLQSSGHDETVNFQSGKDILSMEPKDQQPSPLELQQDESYSKSHKKKDDSAHEFKSFDSPSTDGSPQPRDDDNTVPVSRPMRMMTSGENLIHVHGPESQPDSESYTERESQLYKLQDGSSQQSIAMGSNNQVPLAPEVNDPQALPTGIGNQQTSSMGVSNEQAMASMNQHSMETGMNSQQAMSSGMSNQQSMTSSNQQSGTTVKLNKQVPFGMLLPIIQPQLDNDRAVQLQTLYFKLRKNEISKDKFVQNMRSLVGDQMLKMAVYKLQTQAAKNLQTPLNQQQLQPPVAGRELQVPSIDLRTSSDSNTIKSHVVGSQVDSQGLQGLDKQQQQHPHFSQTSFQTYGSSGSNYSPFSATNLSSSTSIRPQLHDSQMRQAPAHQNMTSNHLRPTTQNTNVMNLSKFERPPFSDPNKMQARTSTPHNLAEWASSTGVSSSIPYAKQEPVDQSSELQHKAQLNSSQGLSNLSSAQSMMSSPTTPVGSGNYKAPLKKPLVGQKKQIEPPGSSPPSSKKQKVSGAFLDQSIEQLNDVTAVSGVNLREEEEQLFSGSKEDSRVSEASRRVVQEEEERLILNKIPLQKQVMEIMAKCGLKNMNSDVERCLSLCVEERMRGIIANLIRLSKQRVDMEKLRHRTIVTSDIRQKITTINRKAREEWEKKQAETEKSQKLNETESDSGVDGDKDKDESRLRSAKANKDEDDKMRATAANVAVRAATGVGDMLSRWQLMIEAKQKLGGTETRSGSQPGKDMTRMPIPTSTRNTRENQEAEKRDQSTPASVRKVARNRIIVPQVARTISLKDVIAVLEREPQMSKSTLIYRLYDKIGVDAAVIE; encoded by the exons ATGGATCCTAACATCATGAAATTACTTGAAGAAGACGAG GATGAAACAATGCATTCTGGGGCTGATGTGGAGGCATTCACGGCTGAATTAAACAGAGACATCGAAGGAAATGCGTCCACTTCGCAGCAAAATTCTGATACCGATAGAG GTGCAGCAGCCTTGTCTCAGGGAAACAGTCATACAGCAAGTCAATATCTTCAGCAGTTGCAATCATCTGGCCATGACGAAACCGTTAATTTCCAAAGTGGGAAAGACATCTTGTCTATGGAGCCAAAGGATCAGCAACCATCTCCATTGGAGTTGCAACAGGATGAGTCTTATTCCAAAAGCcacaaaaagaaagatgactCAGCCCATGAGTTTAAAAGCTTTGATTCGCCATCTACTGATGGGTCTCCTCAACCACGAGATGACGATAACACTGTACCTGTATCCCGACCTATGCGTATGATGACATCTGGAGAAAATCTTATCCATGTCCATGGGCCCGAGTCCCAACCCGACAGTGAGTCATACACAGAAAGGGAATCACAGTTGTACAAATTACAAGATGGGAGTAGTCAACAATCCATTGCAATGGGATCAAATAATCAAGTGCCCTTGGCACCGGAAGTGAACGATCCACAAGCCTTGCCTACAGGAATAGGAAATCAACAAACATCTAGTATGGGAGTCAGTAATGAACAGGCCATGGCGTCGATGAATCAGCATTCTATGGAAACTGGGATGAACAGCCAACAGGCCATGTCCTCGGGTATGAGTAATCAACAGTCTATGACAAGTAGCAATCAACAATCAGGTACCACAGTGAAGTTGAACAAACAAGTTCCTTTTGGCATGTTGCTTCCTATTATACAGCCACAACTGGACAATGACAGAGCCGTGCAACTTCAGACTCTTTACTTCAAGCTTAGG AAAAATGAGATCTCTAAAGACAAATTTGTCCAAAATATGAGAAGCCTTGTCGGGGATCAGATGTTAAAGATGGCTGTGTATAAATTGCAGACGCAG GCTGCCAAGAATTTGCAGACTCCCCTTAATCAGCAGCAGTTGCAGCCACCAGTGGCAGGACGGGAACTGCAAGTGCCATCAATTG ATTTAAGAACAAGCAGCGATAGTAATACAATTAAATCACATGTGGTGGGAAGCCAAGTGGATTCACAAGGATTACAA GGACTTGAtaagcagcagcagcagcatccACACTTCTCGCAAACATCTTTTCAAACATATGGAAGTTCTGGGAGTAATTATTCGCCTTTCTCTGCTACAAATCTCAGTTCTTCAACATCTATCCGACCACAGCTTCACGATTCACAGATGAGGCAGGCTCCAGCTCATCAGAACATGACATCTAATCACTTGAGGCCAACAACCCAGAATACAAATGTGATGAACTTGTCGAAGTTTGAGAGGCCACCTTTCAGCGATCCTAATAAAATGCAGGCAAGGACATCAACTCCACATAATCTAGCGGAATGGGCATCATCCACTGGTGTTTCATCGTCAATACCCTACGCAAAGCAGGAACCAGTTGATCAATCAAGTGAACTACAACACAAAGCCCAGTTGAATTCCTCACAGGGGTTATCAAATTTGTCTTCTGCGCAAAGCATG ATGTCTTCCCCAACCACTCCTGTTGGGTCAGGAAACTACAAGGCCCCCCTCAAAAAGCCTCTGGTTGGCCAGAAGAAGCAAATTGAACCCCCCGGTTCTTCTCCTCCATCAAG TAAGAAGCAAAAGGTGTCTGGAGCCTTTTTGGATCAAAGCATTGAACAACTGAATGATGTTACTGCAGTAAGCGGGGTTAATCTCAGG GAGGAGGAAGAACAACTTTTTTCGGGCTCCAAGGAAGACAGCCGGGTTTCAGAAGCATCTCGGCGGGTTGTTCAAGAAGAGGAAGAAAGGCtgattttgaataagattccaCTTCAGAAGCAAGTGATGGAAATAA TGGCGAAATGTGGTTTAAAGAATATGAACAGCGATGTGGAGCGATGCCTGTCCTTG TGTGTGGAAGAGAGAATGCGCGGAATTATAGCTAATCTAATCAGACTGTCAAAACAG CGTGTTGATATGGAGAAGTTGAGGCATAGAACCATTGTCACCTCGGACATTCGGCAAAAAATTACAACTATCAACCGGAAAGCTCGTGAGGAATGGGAGAAAAAACAGGCGGAAACTGAAAAATCTCAAAAACTGAATGAA ACAGAAAGTGATTCTGGTGTTGATGGTGACAAGGATAAGGATGAAAGCCGACTAAGATCAGCGAAG GCTAACAAGGATGAAGATGATAAAATGCGTGCTACAGCTGCAAATGTTGCTGTTCGAGCTGCTACTGGAGTTGGTGACATGTTGTCGAGATGGCAGTTGATGATTGAGGCCAAGCAGAAACTGGGAGGAACTGAAACGCGATCTGGTTCCCAACCTGGTAAAGATATGACACGGATGCCTATACCTACATCCACAAGAAACACCAGGGAAAATCAAGAAGCAGAAAAACGAGATCAGAGCACCCCTG CATCTGTTAGAAAAGTTGCTAGAAATCGAATCATCGTGCCTCAGGTGGCTCGGACCATTTCACTTAAAGACGTGATTGCCGTCTTAGAAAGGGAGCCTCAAATGTCAAAATCTACTCTGATATACCGATTGTATGACAAGATTGGTGTTGATGCTGCTGTCATCGAATGA
- the LOC142506228 gene encoding transcription initiation factor TFIID subunit 4b-like isoform X1 has product MDPNIMKLLEEDEDETMHSGADVEAFTAELNRDIEGNASTSQQNSDTDRGAAALSQGNSHTASQYLQQLQSSGHDETVNFQSGKDILSMEPKDQQPSPLELQQDESYSKSHKKKDDSAHEFKSFDSPSTDGSPQPRDDDNTVPVSRPMRMMTSGENLIHVHGPESQPDSESYTERESQLYKLQDGSSQQSIAMGSNNQVPLAPEVNDPQALPTGIGNQQTSSMGVSNEQAMASMNQHSMETGMNSQQAMSSGMSNQQSMTSSNQQSGTTVKLNKQVPFGMLLPIIQPQLDNDRAVQLQTLYFKLRKNEISKDKFVQNMRSLVGDQMLKMAVYKLQTQAAKNLQTPLNQQQLQPPVAGRELQVPSIDLRTSSDSNTIKSHVVGSQVDSQGLQGLDKQQQQHPHFSQTSFQTYGSSGSNYSPFSATNLSSSTSIRPQLHDSQMRQAPAHQNMTSNHLRPTTQNTNVMNLSKFERPPFSDPNKMQARTSTPHNLAEWASSTGVSSSIPYAKQEPVDQSSELQHKAQLNSSQGLSNLSSAQSMSQMSSPTTPVGSGNYKAPLKKPLVGQKKQIEPPGSSPPSSKKQKVSGAFLDQSIEQLNDVTAVSGVNLREEEEQLFSGSKEDSRVSEASRRVVQEEEERLILNKIPLQKQVMEIMAKCGLKNMNSDVERCLSLCVEERMRGIIANLIRLSKQRVDMEKLRHRTIVTSDIRQKITTINRKAREEWEKKQAETEKSQKLNETESDSGVDGDKDKDESRLRSAKANKDEDDKMRATAANVAVRAATGVGDMLSRWQLMIEAKQKLGGTETRSGSQPGKDMTRMPIPTSTRNTRENQEAEKRDQSTPASVRKVARNRIIVPQVARTISLKDVIAVLEREPQMSKSTLIYRLYDKIGVDAAVIE; this is encoded by the exons ATGGATCCTAACATCATGAAATTACTTGAAGAAGACGAG GATGAAACAATGCATTCTGGGGCTGATGTGGAGGCATTCACGGCTGAATTAAACAGAGACATCGAAGGAAATGCGTCCACTTCGCAGCAAAATTCTGATACCGATAGAG GTGCAGCAGCCTTGTCTCAGGGAAACAGTCATACAGCAAGTCAATATCTTCAGCAGTTGCAATCATCTGGCCATGACGAAACCGTTAATTTCCAAAGTGGGAAAGACATCTTGTCTATGGAGCCAAAGGATCAGCAACCATCTCCATTGGAGTTGCAACAGGATGAGTCTTATTCCAAAAGCcacaaaaagaaagatgactCAGCCCATGAGTTTAAAAGCTTTGATTCGCCATCTACTGATGGGTCTCCTCAACCACGAGATGACGATAACACTGTACCTGTATCCCGACCTATGCGTATGATGACATCTGGAGAAAATCTTATCCATGTCCATGGGCCCGAGTCCCAACCCGACAGTGAGTCATACACAGAAAGGGAATCACAGTTGTACAAATTACAAGATGGGAGTAGTCAACAATCCATTGCAATGGGATCAAATAATCAAGTGCCCTTGGCACCGGAAGTGAACGATCCACAAGCCTTGCCTACAGGAATAGGAAATCAACAAACATCTAGTATGGGAGTCAGTAATGAACAGGCCATGGCGTCGATGAATCAGCATTCTATGGAAACTGGGATGAACAGCCAACAGGCCATGTCCTCGGGTATGAGTAATCAACAGTCTATGACAAGTAGCAATCAACAATCAGGTACCACAGTGAAGTTGAACAAACAAGTTCCTTTTGGCATGTTGCTTCCTATTATACAGCCACAACTGGACAATGACAGAGCCGTGCAACTTCAGACTCTTTACTTCAAGCTTAGG AAAAATGAGATCTCTAAAGACAAATTTGTCCAAAATATGAGAAGCCTTGTCGGGGATCAGATGTTAAAGATGGCTGTGTATAAATTGCAGACGCAG GCTGCCAAGAATTTGCAGACTCCCCTTAATCAGCAGCAGTTGCAGCCACCAGTGGCAGGACGGGAACTGCAAGTGCCATCAATTG ATTTAAGAACAAGCAGCGATAGTAATACAATTAAATCACATGTGGTGGGAAGCCAAGTGGATTCACAAGGATTACAA GGACTTGAtaagcagcagcagcagcatccACACTTCTCGCAAACATCTTTTCAAACATATGGAAGTTCTGGGAGTAATTATTCGCCTTTCTCTGCTACAAATCTCAGTTCTTCAACATCTATCCGACCACAGCTTCACGATTCACAGATGAGGCAGGCTCCAGCTCATCAGAACATGACATCTAATCACTTGAGGCCAACAACCCAGAATACAAATGTGATGAACTTGTCGAAGTTTGAGAGGCCACCTTTCAGCGATCCTAATAAAATGCAGGCAAGGACATCAACTCCACATAATCTAGCGGAATGGGCATCATCCACTGGTGTTTCATCGTCAATACCCTACGCAAAGCAGGAACCAGTTGATCAATCAAGTGAACTACAACACAAAGCCCAGTTGAATTCCTCACAGGGGTTATCAAATTTGTCTTCTGCGCAAAGCATG TCTCAGATGTCTTCCCCAACCACTCCTGTTGGGTCAGGAAACTACAAGGCCCCCCTCAAAAAGCCTCTGGTTGGCCAGAAGAAGCAAATTGAACCCCCCGGTTCTTCTCCTCCATCAAG TAAGAAGCAAAAGGTGTCTGGAGCCTTTTTGGATCAAAGCATTGAACAACTGAATGATGTTACTGCAGTAAGCGGGGTTAATCTCAGG GAGGAGGAAGAACAACTTTTTTCGGGCTCCAAGGAAGACAGCCGGGTTTCAGAAGCATCTCGGCGGGTTGTTCAAGAAGAGGAAGAAAGGCtgattttgaataagattccaCTTCAGAAGCAAGTGATGGAAATAA TGGCGAAATGTGGTTTAAAGAATATGAACAGCGATGTGGAGCGATGCCTGTCCTTG TGTGTGGAAGAGAGAATGCGCGGAATTATAGCTAATCTAATCAGACTGTCAAAACAG CGTGTTGATATGGAGAAGTTGAGGCATAGAACCATTGTCACCTCGGACATTCGGCAAAAAATTACAACTATCAACCGGAAAGCTCGTGAGGAATGGGAGAAAAAACAGGCGGAAACTGAAAAATCTCAAAAACTGAATGAA ACAGAAAGTGATTCTGGTGTTGATGGTGACAAGGATAAGGATGAAAGCCGACTAAGATCAGCGAAG GCTAACAAGGATGAAGATGATAAAATGCGTGCTACAGCTGCAAATGTTGCTGTTCGAGCTGCTACTGGAGTTGGTGACATGTTGTCGAGATGGCAGTTGATGATTGAGGCCAAGCAGAAACTGGGAGGAACTGAAACGCGATCTGGTTCCCAACCTGGTAAAGATATGACACGGATGCCTATACCTACATCCACAAGAAACACCAGGGAAAATCAAGAAGCAGAAAAACGAGATCAGAGCACCCCTG CATCTGTTAGAAAAGTTGCTAGAAATCGAATCATCGTGCCTCAGGTGGCTCGGACCATTTCACTTAAAGACGTGATTGCCGTCTTAGAAAGGGAGCCTCAAATGTCAAAATCTACTCTGATATACCGATTGTATGACAAGATTGGTGTTGATGCTGCTGTCATCGAATGA
- the LOC142504834 gene encoding methyl-CpG-binding domain-containing protein 2-like: METETEPRSLKLTIKLKRKNNIINSSASDDILKNVDGELNASNCSIHPSQNGGDISPAKKENIGTVDKENPSSDSSHLQLVLYDPSVVADEVETVPDPIGCRPISFRRPHPFSNQTPRVLPSIGAFTVQCADCFKWRLIPTKEKYEEIREHIMEQPFICENAREWRPDISCDDPPDITQDGSRVWAIDKPSIAQPPPGWQRLLRIRGEGSTRFADVYYVAPSGKRLRSTVEIQRYLNEHPKCVEEGVRLSQFSFQIPKPLQENYVRKRPTRPAPPNGGGDPSMPGSLDPSEVKAIEWRKSDVGTELHLSGPKLSTPNFEAPGLNPEIQPSKKKRKLPAKRRGSGCLIVYNRNGVNVDETHMPQSGCP; the protein is encoded by the exons ATGGAGACTGAGACAGAGCCGCGTTCATTGAAACTCACCATTAAGTTGAAGAGGAAGAATAATATTATCAATTCTTCGGCAAGTGACGATATCCTGAAAAATGTGGATGGAGAACTGAATGCCTCAAATTGTTCTATCCATCCTTCTCAGAATGGAGGAGATATTAGTCCTGCCAAAAAGGAAAATATTGGGACAGTAGATAAAGAAAATCCATCTTCTGATAGCTCTCATTTGCAGTTGGTGCTTTATGATCCTTCTGTTGTTGCGGATGAAGTTGAAACTGTTCCAGACCCCATTGGTTGTAGACCTATATCTTTCCGTAGACCGCATCCCTTTTCAAATCAAACACCAAGGGTTTTGCCATCTATAGGGGCATTCACTGTTCAATGCGCCGACTGTTTTAAATGGAGACTCATTCCGACAAAGGAAAAGTATGAAGAAATACGAGAACACATAATGGAACAACCCTTTATCTGTGAAAATGCTCGAGAATGGCGGCCAGATATATCATGTGATGATCCTCCTGATATAACGCAAGATGGCAGTAGGGTTTGGGCGATCGACAAACCGAGCATTGCTCAACCCCCTCCTGGGTGGCAACGACTTTTGAGAATCAGAGGTGAAGGAAGCACTAGGTTTGCAGATGT ATATTATGTTGCACCATCTGGCAAGAGGCTACGGTCGACGGTGGAAATTCAGAG GTATCTTAATGAGCATCCCAAGTGTGTAGAAGAAGGGGTTCGGTTGTCAcagttttcatttcaaattccaaAACCTTTGCAAGAGAACTATGTGAGAAAGCGGCCTACTCGTCCTGCACCTCCAAATGGTGGTGGTGATCCTAGCATGCCAGGATCTCTCGATCCCTCAGAAG TTAAGGCCATAGAATGGAGAAAGTCCGATGTCGGCACAGAGTTGCATCTGAGTGGACCAAAGCTTTCGACGCCCAATTTTGAGGCTCCTGGTTTGAACCCTGAAATTCAACCatcaaaaaagaaaaggaaattgCCTGCTAAAAGAAGGGGCAGTGGTTGTTTAATTGTTTATAATCGAAACGGGGTCAACGTTGATGAGACACATATGCCTCAGTCTGGTTGCCCGTAA